The Streptomyces durmitorensis genome contains the following window.
TGACGAACCGGATTCCTATCTGAGCCGCAACCCGTTCCACGACCTGGTCATGGGCGGCAAGCTGAACGGCGCGACGCAGGCCCAGGACCAGATCGCGGGTCTGTGCAGCGCGGCGTTCGCCTGGCCCTACCGGGTCGCGGACGACGAGCTGTTCGAGCTCGACGTCCGCCTGCCGGTCGACCTCTACAGCGGCGCCGCCGACCTCGCGGAGATCAAGGCCACTCCGGCCGCGGCTCTGGAGGAGGCCAACCGCCTGTTCTGGACGGGCAAGCTGATCGCGCAGGGCGTGCAGCCCGAACTGCCGCAGCCCGTGGCGCACTTGGCGGACCGGTTCCGGCAGTGCCGCTCGCAGCTCCTGATCCTCTCCGACCACGGCGAGATCCATCCGGGCCCGACGGTGTACGACTCCTTCTGGATCCGTGACTCGTCCGTCGAGGCCACGGCGTGCTCGCTGGTCGGCGACGCGGCCCTGGCCGAACGGCAGTTGGGCACGCACTATCCGCTGAAGTTCAACCGCGGCTCGGGCCGGATCGGGCCGTGTGCCGAGTACGGCTTCTACGGCGGGCCGCACGAGAAAAACGACCGCGAGTGGGACAGCAACGGCCAGGCGCTGTGGGCGATCGGCCGCTTCGACCGGACACACGGCCGGTCCACCGCGTTCGGGGCCAAGCTCTACACGCCGTACGTCATCGACGGCGCCCGGTGGCTGCGCGACAACCGCGACCAGTACGGCCTGCTGCACAGCGGCTGGAGCGCCGAGCACCTCGGCGAGCGCGACAAGCCGCACTACTGGGACGACCTGTGGGGCCTGGCCGGTCTGTACGAGGCCGCGCGGCTCGCGGAGCGGATCGGCTCCCCCGACGTGCCCGAACTCTGGGGCTCCTTCGACGACTTGAAGCGGGCCACGGCGGCATCGGTGCGCTGGGTCCTTGCGGAGCAGCAGAGGCGCGGCGCCTGGGAGACGTACATCCCGACCGGGCCCGGTGACGTCGGCCGGCTCGACTCGACGATGATCGGCACGGCGGCGTTCTTCCACCCGCTGCGGCTGCACATGGGCAGCAAGCTGGGCGAGGACATCGACCGGGCGGCCCGCTGGACGCTCGACACGATGTACGCGCACTTCGTGACCGGCGGCTACCGGCACGAGGCGGCCTGGAACACCTACGGCCCCTACCTCACGACGCAGTTGGCGCACGCGTATCTCCTGGCGGGCGACGCCGCACGGATGGACACGCTGCTCGGCTGGATCGTGGGCGCGTCGATGCCCCGGACCGAGGAGCGGGCGGTGGCGCTCGGCGCGTGGAACGAGCAGCACGCCTTCCCCATCGCGTCCGACTACCGCGAAGTCCCCTCCCGCCACTGGTACATGGGGGACATCCCGCACGGCTGGGCGGCGGCCGAGTATCTGCTCCTGATCCGCGACATCCTCTTCTTCGAGGCGGACGAGGACAGGGACCCGCACCTCTACATCGCTCCGGGCATACGCCCCCACTGGGTGCCGGACGGTGCGTCGGTGGCCGTGGACGACGCACCGAACCTGTTCGGGGCGCCCTTCGGCTACCGCCTCACCCATGACGCGGGCCGGCGGAAGGTCACCGTGGACATCACGCGGGCGCCGGAGCGCGTGCGGTACGTCTATCCGTGCCGGTTCGGCCCGGTGCGCGCGGTCATGGCGGACGGCCGCGATCTGACGGTGACGGGGGACGACGTGCACATACCGGCGGGGACGAGGAGGTTCACGGTCACGTACGCCTGAGGCTGAGCCGTTCCTTCTCCGAGAGCCCGCCCCAGACGCCGAACCGCTCGTCATGGGCCAGGGCGTACTCGAGGCACGCCGGGCGCATCTCGCAGAGCTGGCAGATGTACTTGGCCTCGCGCACCGAGCTGCCCGGTTCGGGGAAGAAGAACTCGGATCCCGTCTGGGCGCACAGGGCCTGCTCCCAGGCGACTTCCGGCTCGGCTGTCATGTGGATCTGCATGCCGTCGATGCTGGCAGGGGGTGCGAAACAAGGGATCAACGAACGATCAACGCCATGACATGGGCTGTTTCGCCTCCTGTTTCGGCCTCCTCCTGCTTGCCCGCGGGGGAACGCGGCGAAACGCTCACGGGCGGGTTCCCGTGCCGAACGGGACGCGCGCCTCCGTCCCGTCCGGCACCTTCCGCCCTCAGCTTCCGCCCGGTGCCTCCGGCTGCATGAGCGCGAACCGCGCCCCGGAGGGATCGGCGAGCTTGGCGAAGCTGCCGACGCCCGCGAGGTCCATGCGCGGCACCCGGACCGTGCCCCCGGCAGGCTCGACCTTGGCGAGCACGGCGTCCATGTCCGTCACCTGGAAGTACGGAGTCCAGTACGGCCCGGCCTTGGCTTCCTCCTGGGCGTCGGACAGCGGCCACAGGCCGCCGAACATGTCGTCCTCGGTGCCGCCCGCGGGGTGCACCATCGTGTAGGAACCGCCCTCGAAGGCCTGGGTGGAGGTCCCCCAGTCGAACACCGCTCCATAGAACTCCTGGGCCGCCTTGATGTCCGGGGTGTAGAGCTCGGTCCAGCACATGCTGTTCGGGGCGTCGACCAGGTCGAGGCCCTTGTTCGTGCCCGGCTGCCAGACGGCGAAGCCGACCCCCTGGGCATCATTGAAGACCGCCATGCGACCGAGGTCACCGACGTCCATGGCCTCGTACACCGTGCTGCCGCCGGCCTGCTCGACCGCCTTGGCCGTCGCGTCGGCGTCCGGTGTCTTGAAGTAGAGCGTCCAGGACGGAGGGGACTGATCGGCGGTGACCGTCATCGCTCCCGCCACGGTCTTGCCGTCCGCCTGATACATGCCATAGCCACCGAATTCCGCGCCACCCGGCAGGAACCGCCACCCGAAGAGATCGCCGTAGAAGGCATGGGCGCCTTCAAGATCCGGAGTGCCGAGGTCCACCCACGTCGGGGCACCCACGGCATAACGGGTTTTGAGCATGATCGACTCCTTTGTCGCATCTCTCTTCCCTTTCTCCGAGTCTGACACCCGGCACTGACAGTGCGCGCATGCTGCCACCTTGTGAAGGAAACAAGATTCTGAGAGCGCTCTCAGTCACAACTCTTGACGGTCGAATGGGCCGAAGCGACAGTGGTCGCACCACAAGGCCGGCCACCCCCACAGCCACCCACGGCCGCACGACATCCCCCCACACACATCCCGGGAGACCTTCCGTGATATCGCGTCGAGTGTTCCTGTCCACTGCCGCCGGAGCCGCCGGAGCCCTCACCTACCCCGTCTGGGGAAGCGCCCTCAGCCCCGGCGCCAAGGCAGCACCCGCGACCTGTGAACTCGCCCTCCAGAACAAGTCGTTGCCCGGCCAGGTGCACGCCTACGTCACCGGACACGAGCAGGGCACCGACCGCTGGGTCCTGCTGAAGCCGGACGGCGGCGTCTACCGCCCCGATTCGCCGTCGGCCCCGCAGACCCCGCTGCCCGTCGACTGCGCGATCCCGCTCGGCGCGGCGGGCTCCGCACCGAAAGTACTGACGCTCCCTCAAATGTTCGGCGCACGCGTCTACTTCGTACGGGACGACAAGCTGGACTTCTTCCTCAACCCGGGCCCGTCGCTGGTCGAGCCCGCGTTCGCGACCAAGGAGGACGCCAACTACGGGCGCACGTGGTCGTTCTGCGAATTCACCTTCAACAGCTCGCAGTTGTACGCCAACATCAGCTACGTGGACCTCGTCACGGCCCTCCCCATCGGCCTGACCCTGGAGGGGGACGCCACGCACACGGTGGCACCGCTGCCGGACGGCGCCGTCGACAAGATCGCCTCCGACCTCGCAGCCCAGGGGGAGAAGGACGGGCAGCCCTGGGGTGATCTGGTGATCCGCGGCGACGGCGGCGACGTACTCCGCGTCATCTCGCCGCAGAACCTCATGGCCCCGTACTTCGACCGCCCGAACGAGATGCCGTTCCGGGACGTGTGGAACAGCTACATCGACCAGGCGTGGGAGAAGTACCGGAGCACCGACCTGAAGATCGACCTGCAGGGCGGCCGTGGCGTGTTCACGGGCCGGGTCAGCGGCGACACGCTGACGTTCAACGGCGGGCACACGTTCTCGAAACCGACCTCGAAGGACATCTTCACCTGCAACCACGGCCCCTTCACGAACAACCCCGGCGACGCCGACGACAAGAAGGGCCTGCTGGCGCGGCTCGCGGCGGGCTTCAACCGGAGCATCATGCTGACGCACGCGGAGCAGCCGAACGGGGCGGGTGCCGGTGACTACTACAAGGGTGACGTGACCAACCACTGGGCCCGGGTCGTGCACGCGAACTCGCCCATCGGATACGCCTTCCCGTACGACGACGTCCGGCCGGACGGTGAGCCCGATGTGTCCGGGGCCGCGCACGACGGGAATCCGCGGCGGTTCACGGTGAGTGTCGGGGCCTAGCGGCCCCGGCGGGGGCCTCCCGCACGTTTCCACCACGCATACCGCCCCGTCGCGCGCTGGTCGCGACGGGGCGGTGTGGCGTTGTGGCGTTGTGGCGTTGTGGCGTGCCTACTGGCAGTTGTTGCCCGCGGCCGGGTTGAGGAGGCCGACGACGTTCAGGCTGTTGCCGCAGGCGTTGATGGGAACGTCGACGGGAACCTGCAGGAGGTTGCCGCTGAGGACGCCCGGCGAGTTCTGGGCCGTGCCCTCGGCGTAGGCGCCGGGGCCGGGGTCGGCGACGGCGGAACCGGCCCCGCCGATGACGGTGACCGCGGCGAAGGCCGCTGCTGCCAGGATCGCGCACTTGCGCATGGTGTTACCTCCGGATGAGGGGAAGTGCTGAAGCGAGCCTCACCCGGGCGCGACGCGGCAAAAACGCCGGTGGACCGTGCGGGGTAACGAGGGCACCCGTTCGTGGGATGTCGGCCCTCTGGAGCCCCCTGGAGCCCCGCGTCCCTGGCCTCGTGGCCTCGTGGCCTCGTGGCCGCCGGGCAGGGATCGGGACCGGGAAGGCACGGCCCCCTACGCCGACTCCCTCCGCACCAGCTCCGTCGGCAGGACCACGCTCTGTGTCGGCAGCTCGCCCCGCGCCAGCAGCATCCTCGCCATCAGCCGGCCCATCTCCTCGATGTCCTGACGCACCGTCGTCAGTGGCGGGTCCACCTGCTCGGCGACCGGCAGCATGTCGTCGAAGCCCACCACCGCGACGTCGTCCGGCACCCGCTTCCCCCGCTCGCGGAGCACCCGGAGGGCCCCCAGCGCCGACAGGTCGTTGCCGGCGAAGACCGCGTCCACCTCAGGGACGCGGTCCAGGAGCTCGCGCATCGCGCGCTCGCCGCCCGCCGGGGTGAAGTCGCCCTGCGCGACGAACCTCTCCCCCGCCTCCGGCAGGACGTCGCGGAAGCCGTCGAGGCGGTCCACCGCCGACGTCTGGTCGAGCGCGCCGGTGATGTGCGCGATGCGGGTGCGGCCCAGCGAGACCAGGTGGCGCACCGCGTCCCGCGCACCGCCGCGGTTGTCGCAGTCGACGTACGGAGACGTCACCGTCCCCTCCGGCCACCCAGGGCGGCCGCCGAACACCGTCGGCACGCCCGCGCCCTGAATGATGCCGGGCAGCGGATCGTCCAGGTGCAGCGAGAAGACGAGGGCGCCGTCCACATGGCCACCCGCCAGATAGCGGCCGACCCGCTCGTGGTCGTCACGCCCCTCCGTCAGGAGCAGCACCAGCTGAACGTCACGCGACGTCAACTCCTTGCTGATGCCCCGGAGTTGCCGGGCGAAGAACGGGTCGGCGAACACCCGCGTCTCCGGTTCGGCGATCACCACGGCGACCGCGTCGTGGCGGCGGGTCACCAGACTGCGGGCGGCGCGGTTCGGCACGTAGCCGAGCTCGTCGACCGCCTGCCTGACCTTCTCGGCGAGCACCTCGCGTACGCCCGCGTCGCCGTTGACGACGCGGGAGACCGTGGCCCGGGAGACTCCGGCCCGCGCGGCCACGGCCTCCAGGGTGGGGCGTGGGGCGGCGCTCGGCGGCTCGGTCACGTGGGGCTCCTCGGGGCAGCTTGCGAGTGTGCGCCGGTCAGGATACGACCGGCGGGCAGGGCGGGGAGATTCCCCGCCCGCTTCACCTGCGCGCGTCCGCCCTGATCAGCTCGGCCGCCTTCTCCGCGAGGGCCACCGTGGGCGCGTGCGTGTGGCCCCGCGTGATCCGCGGCATGACCGAGGCGTCCACGACCCGCAGCGCGGTCACGCCGCGCACCCGCAGCGCCGGATCGGTGACCGAGGCCTCGTCGCTGCCCATCCGGCAGGTGCCGACCGGGTGGTAGAGCGTCTCGGACGCCCCGCGGACCGTCCGGGCCAGGCTCGCGTCGTCGACCGTGCCCGGATGCGGCGCCAGCGGGTCCGCCGCGTACGGGGCGAGAGCGGGGCCAGCCAGGAGTTCCTCGGCACGGCGCACCCCGGCGACCAGGGTGCGGATGTCGGCCTCCGCCGTCAGATAGCCGGGGTCGATGAGGGGCGCGGAGCCCACCCCCGGGCCCCTCGGCGTGATCCGGCCCTCGCTCTCCGGCTGGAGCAGCACCACGCCGATGGTGATGCCGTGTTCGGTGGGCGGGGTGAGGCCGTGGTTGACGAAGGGGACAGGTGCGTAGATCAACTCGATGTCGGGAGCGGTGAGTTCGGGCCGGGTCTTGATGAAGGCGACGGCCTCGGCGACGTTCGACGTGAGCGGTCCGCGCCCGCCGAGCAGGAAGCGGCCGATGTTGGCGAGGGAGTCCGCGCCGGTCAGCGTGATGGGCCGCGGGCAGGTCATGGTGATCGCGTAGGCGAGATGGTCCTGGAGGTGGCGGCCCACGCCCGGCGACTCGACGCGTGTCTCGATGCCCGCCTTCGACAGGTCGTCCGGGTCGCCGACGCCGGAGGCCTGAAGGAGCTGCGGGGAGCCGATGGCACCCGCGCTGAGGATCACCTCGCGGCGGGCTATCAGCTTCCCGGGCACGCCGTCGGCGATGACGC
Protein-coding sequences here:
- a CDS encoding VOC family protein, whose amino-acid sequence is MLKTRYAVGAPTWVDLGTPDLEGAHAFYGDLFGWRFLPGGAEFGGYGMYQADGKTVAGAMTVTADQSPPSWTLYFKTPDADATAKAVEQAGGSTVYEAMDVGDLGRMAVFNDAQGVGFAVWQPGTNKGLDLVDAPNSMCWTELYTPDIKAAQEFYGAVFDWGTSTQAFEGGSYTMVHPAGGTEDDMFGGLWPLSDAQEEAKAGPYWTPYFQVTDMDAVLAKVEPAGGTVRVPRMDLAGVGSFAKLADPSGARFALMQPEAPGGS
- a CDS encoding WhiB family transcriptional regulator; the encoded protein is MQIHMTAEPEVAWEQALCAQTGSEFFFPEPGSSVREAKYICQLCEMRPACLEYALAHDERFGVWGGLSEKERLSLRRT
- a CDS encoding chaplin produces the protein MRKCAILAAAAFAAVTVIGGAGSAVADPGPGAYAEGTAQNSPGVLSGNLLQVPVDVPINACGNSLNVVGLLNPAAGNNCQ
- a CDS encoding glycoside hydrolase family 64 protein — protein: MISRRVFLSTAAGAAGALTYPVWGSALSPGAKAAPATCELALQNKSLPGQVHAYVTGHEQGTDRWVLLKPDGGVYRPDSPSAPQTPLPVDCAIPLGAAGSAPKVLTLPQMFGARVYFVRDDKLDFFLNPGPSLVEPAFATKEDANYGRTWSFCEFTFNSSQLYANISYVDLVTALPIGLTLEGDATHTVAPLPDGAVDKIASDLAAQGEKDGQPWGDLVIRGDGGDVLRVISPQNLMAPYFDRPNEMPFRDVWNSYIDQAWEKYRSTDLKIDLQGGRGVFTGRVSGDTLTFNGGHTFSKPTSKDIFTCNHGPFTNNPGDADDKKGLLARLAAGFNRSIMLTHAEQPNGAGAGDYYKGDVTNHWARVVHANSPIGYAFPYDDVRPDGEPDVSGAAHDGNPRRFTVSVGA
- a CDS encoding LacI family DNA-binding transcriptional regulator, whose translation is MTEPPSAAPRPTLEAVAARAGVSRATVSRVVNGDAGVREVLAEKVRQAVDELGYVPNRAARSLVTRRHDAVAVVIAEPETRVFADPFFARQLRGISKELTSRDVQLVLLLTEGRDDHERVGRYLAGGHVDGALVFSLHLDDPLPGIIQGAGVPTVFGGRPGWPEGTVTSPYVDCDNRGGARDAVRHLVSLGRTRIAHITGALDQTSAVDRLDGFRDVLPEAGERFVAQGDFTPAGGERAMRELLDRVPEVDAVFAGNDLSALGALRVLRERGKRVPDDVAVVGFDDMLPVAEQVDPPLTTVRQDIEEMGRLMARMLLARGELPTQSVVLPTELVRRESA
- a CDS encoding GMC family oxidoreductase, encoding MSKDSVYDYVIVGAGSAGCVLAARLSEDPATRVALVESGPRDRKPEIRIPAAFPKLFKTPYDWNYSTVKQAALDGRELYWPRGHTLGGSSSINAMMWVRGHRDDYDAWGEAAGPEWSYDAFERYFRRAERWTGGAAGAGAAGTDSVYGSDGPLWISPPRALNPTTTAFLDACRDAGLRELTELNEPDHGGFALTPVNQRRGRRWSAADGYLKPARRRRNLHVLTEARVRRLEFDGTRVAGVIADGVPGKLIARREVILSAGAIGSPQLLQASGVGDPDDLSKAGIETRVESPGVGRHLQDHLAYAITMTCPRPITLTGADSLANIGRFLLGGRGPLTSNVAEAVAFIKTRPELTAPDIELIYAPVPFVNHGLTPPTEHGITIGVVLLQPESEGRITPRGPGVGSAPLIDPGYLTAEADIRTLVAGVRRAEELLAGPALAPYAADPLAPHPGTVDDASLARTVRGASETLYHPVGTCRMGSDEASVTDPALRVRGVTALRVVDASVMPRITRGHTHAPTVALAEKAAELIRADARR